Part of the Stackebrandtia endophytica genome is shown below.
TGACCAACCTCCCGCCGCCCATGGGAAGTCCGGATGACCCCAATGGACAGACGCCGGGAAGTGCCGCCCCGCAATCCGACCCGACCGCTCCTATCGCCGGTGCGGAAGTGTCACCACCGCCACCGCCACCGGGCGCGATCGTTCCACCGCCCGGCATGCCGCCGCCACCGGGCGCGGTCCCACCGCCGATGCAGTTCGGCCCACCGATGCCACAGGCCGGAAGCAGCAGCAACACCGGTGTGATCATCAGCGTGTTCATCGGCGCGATGGTGGTGGTGCTGGGACTGGCCGCGTTCCTGGTGCTGAACCTCAGCGGCGGCGAGGACGACACGGCCCCGGGCACCGAGTCCGACAACGCCGCGGACTGGGACCCCGACGCACCCGTCGACGGTGTCACCGACTACTACGCGGAGCAGGCACCGTGGGTGGAGGAGACCAGCCACCTCGACGGCAAGATCGACTACCCGATGGCGCCTCCCGCCGGCGGCAGTCACAACGTCGCCTGGTCCACCTGCAACGGCGTCGTCTACGACCAGCGCATCCCCAGCGAGCACGCCGTTCACAGCCTGGAACACGGTGCGGTCTGGTTCACCTACTCACCCGACCTGCCCCAGACGGAGATCGACAAGCTGGTGACCAAGGTCAACGCCGTCGACTACACCTTCATGAGTCCGTTTCCCGGCCAGGACGCCCCGATCATCTTGAGCGCCTGGGGATACCAGTTGAAGGTCGACTCCGCCGACGACGAGCGCATCACCGCCTTCACCGCCAAGTATCGGGTGACCGCCTCCCGTGAACCGGGGGCCACCTGCAACGGCGGAACCCCCATCACCGGAGATACCCCCATGTCGAGTGCGCCCTGAGGCCATACGGGCGTCTCACTCAGGCGGGCAACCGACAACCGGTGAGCACGACATACAGGTACGGCCCGTGAACCGCCGCGACCACCACCGCCAGCGCGGCGAGCTGTATACACAGTGCCGATATCGGCATCACCGCTGAACGCAGTCCTGCGGGTGCCACGAGTTGCCGAATCCGGTCCGGCCCGGCGGCGTGCAGCAGCGGGCTGGCCAGTCGGTCGGTCGCGTGTTTCTCGTCCGGGACCGCGAGTTTGAGCAACGCCCCGGCCAGCGCGGGCGTGCCGGAACGACCTCGGGCGGCATTGTCGGCGGCTATCTCCAGATAGTGCGGTACGGCGTCGGCGACGCTCGACACCAACGGCACCCGGGACAGTGGTCGATGCAGGGCCGCGACGACCGTCATGACCAGATGGTGACGTTGACGAACATGGGCGTTCTCATGGGCGATGACCGCGGTGAGCTCAGCGGGATCCAGCCGGGTACGCAGACCCTCGGAGATGACGATGCCACCGTGCCGACGAGGCAGCGAGAACGCCACGGCGCGGGAGTCGGGGATCAGCAGGACCGGGTACCCGTCGATCTGAATCGACCGGGCGCGGTCGGCGACCTCCCGGGACACCGCCCGGGTCGCCCGATATCGACGAATCCCGGTCAGCGATCCCCGACCGATCACCGCGAGCATCGCCAACGCGGGCAGGAGAACCAACAGCGCGACCGGGACCGAGGTGTCGATCGAACCCGCGAACGAGAACGGACTCGCCGCCTCGATGCAGCGTCGGCACACTTCGGCGAACGGTCCTGGTAGGACACTCGGGCCGGTCACGATCCACGCCGACAGCAGGCTGAGTGCGGCCGCCGCCAGCAGCCACAGGAGCAGACTGCCCAACAGCAGCACCGTGGCGGCTCGGGGGAAACGCATCAGGATCGGTGCCGCCGCGCGGACCAGGGTCGGCCCGCCGAGTGCGGTGACCAGGAGGACGACCGAGAGCAGCCCCGGAATCAGGAGCACACTCACCGGGGATCACCACGTTGGGTGAGATAGTCACGCAACAGTTGGGCGTCGTCGGGTCCGATCGCGTCGACGAAGTGCAGTATCGAGGCCGCTCGGTCCTTGCTGGTGGCCAACGCCTGTTCCATCAGACGGGCGGCATGTCGCTCTCTGCTGTGCCGGGCCGAGTAATGGACCGAACGACCCACCCGTTCGGAGGTGACGAGTTCTTTTCGCTCCAGGTTGGACAGTACGGTGGCGATGGTGGTGTACGCCGGCTCGGCCGTCAGCTGCGTGATGACCTGACGGATCGTCAACGGACCGTGATCCCACAGTACGTCCATGACCTGCTGTTCCAGGGTTCCCAGCCGGACCGGTTCGACTCGTTTCCTCATGCTGCAACCTTCTCCGGGGCGGGTAGGGGACAGGCGACCTGGCCCCGCAGTCGCCATACGACCGCGACCGCGGACAGACCGAGCGCGGCGACGGCCATGAACGGTTGCAGCGGTGCGAACCAGGTCAATGCGCCGGTGTAACCGAGCGCGAGGAGCGCGATCTTATTGCACACCGGACATCCGACTGCGAACCAGGCGAGAATTCCGCCGACCCCACCGAACCGAGCACTTCGGCGGTCCTCCCGGGTGGTCTCGCCACCGGGTGGTCGGACGTAGGTGGCGACCAGGATCCCGGTCAGTGCGGCGGTGGCGATCCACACCGGGTAGTTCCACGGCACCGGCGGGATCTCGCGGCCGAAGATCGGATTGGGGATCAGCACCGTCACCAGTCCGATGAAACCGCCGACGACGAGCGCCACCAGGGTGGCCGTCGACCACTGCCTCAGACCCCAGCCACGCAGTGCCCGACCGGCGAGTACCAGCGACGATCCCTGCCTTCTCACCCAATGTTGGAAGCGACTCATCCCCCTACTATGCCGCATGGTTACTATCTTGCATAGTCGACTATGCAAGATAGTCGACCGGCCCGTCTCGGGTGTTCCGTCACCACAGCGAAGGAGAAACATGCCGAACCGCCGAGGTGCGTCATCATGGGCGATCCCGGTGGGGGTCATCGCCGTCGCGCTGATCCTGATCGTGACCGTCATCGCACAGGGGTCCGAGAACCGGCCAGGTCCCGAGGTTCCACCACAGGCAGGGGAGTCGCAGCAGCCGGGACTGACCGGTGTCGAACGCCGCGACCCCGACGACCTGTTGGCCGTCGGTCCGGTCGACGCACCGATCGGCCTCGTGGTGTTCTCCGACTACCAGTGCCCCTACTGCGCAGCCTGGAATCACGACACCCTGCCCGAGATGATGACCCATGTCGACGCCGGTGACCTGCGCATCGAGTGGCGCGACGTGAACGTCTTCGGTGAGGCGTCCGAACGGGCGGCCCGCGCCTCGTATGCGGCGGCCCTGCAGGACCGCTACTGGGACTACCACGACGCGCTGTTCGAGGGCGGGGAGAAACTGCCCGAATCGCAGTTGACCGAGGGGGCGCTCATCGACTTGGCGGACCGACTCGGTCTGGACACCGACAGGTTCACCACGGACCTGAACTCCGACCAGACCCGTCAGGAGGTGGAACGCAACGCCTCGGAGGGCATCAACCTCGGGGTGACGGCGACCCCGGCGTTCATCCTCGCGGGCCAACCGATCGTCGGCGCCCAACCGACGGCGGTGTTCGTCGACGCCGTGGACGCCGCACTCGAAACGGCGGGAGGGTGACATGCGGATCGGTTTCGTCACCGCGTTTCTCGGTGGTGCGCTGGCACTGTTGAGCCCATGTGGGGCATTGCTGCTGCCGGCGTTCTTCTCATCCACCGTGGGGGCGAGGTGGCGCCTGCTGACACATGGCGCGGTGTTCTATGCCGGTCTGGTGGTCACCCTGGTGCCACTCGGTTTGGGACTCGGGTTGATCGGTTCGCTCATCATGACCGAACGCGGTCTCGTCATCGCCGTCACCTCAACGGTTCTGGTCTTGTTGGGGGTCGCCCAGATCTTCGGATTCGGATTCGACCTGTCCCGGATGCTGCCGGGAGCCGACTCGGCGCGCGTCGGCGGGGCTCGCGGCGGCCTGCCCCGAACCCTCCTGCTGGGAGCCGTCAGCGGGGTCGCCGGATTCTGCGCGGGGCCGATCCTCGGCGCCATACTCACCCTCGCCATGGCCACCGGCAACGTGACGACGTCGGGAATCCTGCTGGCCACTTATGGCGCGGGAATGGTGGTGCCGCTCATCGCCATCGCCGCGCTCTGGCGGCGACTGGGCTCACGCGGCCGTCACCTGCTGCGCGGTCGCACCTTCACCGTGGGACACCGTGAGTTCCACACCACGACGGTGATCACCGGCGGCCTCATCGTCGCGGTGGGCGTCGTCTTCTGGCTCACCAACGGACTTGTGGGGCTACCGTCCATGATGCCCACCGACGTTCAGACCTGGATACAGGAGGGCAGCGGTCTGCTGGCCGATCCGCTGATGGACGTGATGGTCGTGGTGGCGCTGGCGGGCATCGCGGTGACCGGTTGGGCTGTCGTACGTCGCCGTCGGCTTCGGCGGCAGGACCGGGAGTCCGAGACGGTGTCACGATGATGCTTGCGAGCAGACGTAACTGGACCAATCGTTGGTCTCTGCCATGGTGAATCAAGGTAGTGGCGATTTCAATGTCAACGGCCTGACGTGCTCTGTCAACATTGATTTCGAACTGTGACATGTCCGTGGGCTCCCGGTTCGGTTGGTATCCTCGGTTGAGGACTGTGTCCGGTGCGGCGGCTGTTTGAGTGGCGTAATCAGCCAAGCCTGTCCGAAGCACGGATCCGTTCCTCAATGATGGTCGATGTATCGAGGATGGACAGAGTGTCTGGCGTGGCTTCGAGCCGACAACCTCAGCGTCCGGTAAGTCGAATGTGGATAAAGCTACGCGGCGAGTCCGGGCTGGTCTCAATTGTTGAGAGTAGCTCCGGCGCATGCCGCATTCGTCCATCGGTGAACGGCGGTTGGGCCAGATTACGTCAGCCCCAGTCATACCAACCTTCAGATAATCATCGAGGCTTCCTCGCTGCCCGAAGCCCGTGTTCAATGCTCCGATTGGCCGACAAGCTCGGCAAGTCTGGAACGCAGCTGCATCGCTTGTGGATAGCCACTCGCCGCGTAGAATGTGGTAGCCGCCTCCAGCAAGGTCAGGGCTTCCTCTCGGTGGTCATCACGCTGAAGCAAATGCTCTCCGAGCGCGTGCTCGGCCGAGGCTTTCAGTCGATCGGCGCCGATTTGCCCTGCCGATGAGATGGCCGCGTGCAAACTCTCGAGCGCGTCTTCGAATTGACCCAACCCGGATTGCGCCCGGCCGAGCTGGGTGAGTGTTTCGGGTTCAACGTGGCGGGGGGCGGATTCGGTTAGCAGCTCTAGCTGTTCGTGAGCCAGTGTGAGTGCGCGCAGGTGATCCGCCTGATCGAGGGCGACCTCGGTCAGGCCTGCCAGCGCCGATATGAGCCCTTCCAGCTCATTGTGGCGGCGGCAGAAATCGGCGACCTGGCCGAACGCGGCCCATGCCGTGTCCAAGTCGCCAACCAATCGATGCGAGGTGGCACGGTTGAAGTCGATTCGAGCTTGCTCGACCTGGTCTCCGATCTCTTGCGCGATATTCTCCGCTCGGTCTAGCTGAGCCTCGGCTTCGGCGATCCGACTCAGGAGCAGCAGCGCCTTCGCCGCATTGCAGCGGGACATCGCTTCGGCCATGGGGGGGCCGTGTACGGCGGCCGACTCCGCTGCCAAAAGAAATTGTTCGGTGGCGTGCCGTGCGTCACCCTGGTCGAGATATACCAAAGCGATGTTGTTATCGATCAAGGTGGTCAACATTTTGGCGCCGCATTGCCGTGACAGTTCAAGCGCGCGCGCGAAATGGGAATGAGCGGCATCGAAATTTCCTGATTCCCATTTGGATAGGCCAAGATAGTTCTCCATCCTCGCCTGATTCATGGTGTCACCAAGGTTCTCTGCTGCGTCCGCGCCCTGTTGCGCCAACTGTTGGCGTAGGGGGGACATATCACTGTGAACAAAATACAACTGGGCGCTGTTGCACAGCTCGATAACCTGACGGTAGTGCTTCAGATCTGATTCTGTGTCAATGATCGCCGTGATGGCTCGCAACTCCGCATCGAACCAGTTCTTGGCCTCGATCCGGTCTGTCGGGACACTGTAGGTCGGCGGATCTCGATCGGGGGTGCCGAAGTTCGGATGGATCAGATGGGCGGCGTGTCCAGCCCGTTCAATGTAGTCATCAACCAGACGACGCCATGCACCTTGTTTCTCGTCGCTGAGCTGGGCGGAACCATAGTGACGCAACAAGTCGTGTAGCCGATATCTTCCAGCTCGTTGCGGTATCACCAGATGGGAATCGACGAGTGCTTCGAGTACCCGGTCGGCTTCGGTTGGCTCGACATCGGCCAATGCGGCCGCCGTCCCGGTATCGAAGTCCTGCCCCGGCGAAAGACTCAATAGCCGGAACATGCGCCGTGCATTCGGTTCGAGGTCCTGATACGACAGATCGAAGGCCGCAACCACGTTGTGAGCGGATCCGTCCAACTCATCCAGAGGCTTCGGGGCGCGAACTAGCCGCGCCAGCAGGTCGGTCGGTGTCCACGTCGGGTGATGGCGCAGTCGGGCGGCAACAACCAATAGTGCTAGAGGAAGTCGCCCGCACGCCTGTACGATCCTCTCCACCTCGGTATCGACATGGTCGAGTCCGGTTTCCGCAATGAAAAGTTCACAGGCGTGACCCGTCGACAAGACATCCAGGGATACCGGTCGTGCATCGACTAGACCGACGAGGCGTCGGCGGCTGGTGATGATGGTCAAACAGGTGGCGGATCCAGGAAGAAGCGGAAGCACCTGCGAGGATTCGTGGACGTTGTCGAGTATGAGGATCATCCGGCGGCCGGCCAACGCCGTCCGAAGCGTTGTCTCTCGCTCCATCACGTCATCGGGGACCTCAACCCCTAGGGAGCGCAGTAGCTGGGATACCGCTTGGTCCGGACTGATCGGTTTCGCGCCGTTGGCGTATCCCCACAGGTCTATGAATAGCTGCCCGTCAGGGTATTCGGCCGCCAGAAGATGCGCTACATGTACTGCGAGCGTGGTCTTACCCACTCCGGCCATTCCATCGATGACGATGATGCGATGTCGGGAGGACTGTGCCACGATCGAGGTGATGGCGTCGTCCCTGCCGATGAAACCGTCGGTGGGAGAGGGCAATTGGATCGGCATCGTCCCCGGTGACGTGATGGGGGCCGGGATCTTCTCGCTAGACGCTGGTGTCGTCAACGTCGGATCCCCTTTCAGGATTCGATGGTGCAGATCGTGCAACCGAGGCGACGGGTCAGCACCGAGACGGCTTCGGAGCGCCGTCCGAGTTGTTTCGAATACCCCCAGCGCGTCATCGGCACTTCCGCAGCGATACTGCGCGAGCATCAGCTGTTCCACCAGAGGCTCGGCGATCGGTTCACGGGCGACTACTTCGGTCAGTTCGCCCAGGACGGCGGCGTGATGCCCCAGCTGGAGTTCGGCCTTGAACCGATCCACCATGAGCCGCTGTCGTTCCTTGCGGAATTCAGCGCGATACTCTTCAGCCCAGTCGCCGCCGACACCCATCAGAGCCTCTCCACGAGCCAACTCGTTGGCCTCACGCCACAACTTCAGTGCCGTTGGGAGTTCCCCGGCTCGCGCCTGCGCCGTTGCCCTGTCGGATAGCAGTCGAATTTGATGCACGTCGATGTTGGAGGGATCGGTCTCCAAGACATAGCCTCGTGAACCGGCACGAGTGATGTGAAGGCCATCGGCGTTGCGGAAGACCGCTCGCAGGCGCGCGATATAACTGTAGAGGACATCGACAGCCGAGGCGGGCGGATCGATTCCCCACACATTTTCAATCAAAGTGGACATCTTCACCGGTTGCCCTGGATTCACCGTGAGCGTGGCCAGTACACATGCCATCTTCGGCGCGGTGACTGGTCGTGCCTCACCGTCCATGATGGCCACAACTTGCCCTATGACTCGAATGAGCATGGCTTCTCCTTGCCGGTCGCCGGTGTGACATGGGGGTCGTTCAGGCTGAGTTCGGATAGCCGCCGCTCAATTCTGGTTTGTTGTGGGTAGCCACCGGCGGCATACAGTTGCTGCGCACTGGCCAGCAGTTTCAGCGACTCCGATATGTCACGCTTGAGGAGCAGTTCAGCTAGAGACTCCCGAGCTTGTGCAGAAGCGCGACGAGCGCCGATGCGATCGGAAATGGCTATCGCGTTTCTCAAGCAGTCGATGGAGCTGTCGAAGTCACCCAAGCCCACCTGGGCGCGGCTGAGCTGGATCAGTGCCCGGCATTTCAAATAGGGCAGATACCAGCGTTCAAGGGCTTCGAGCTGTTGCTGGGCGGAGGTCAGCGCGGCTGAGTAGTCACCTCGCTGCAAGCACACCTGTGCTGTCCCCCACTGACCGGAGATCAACATGTCGGGGACCTGATTCTCCCGGGCATACTCCACGACCTGGTTGAAGAGCCGCTCGGCGGCCGCTAGATCTCCCGACTCGCACAGAATGCTGCCGCGCTGGAACCAGAGGCGAACCAGCTGGCGTCGGTGCCTGACGGGGTCAATGAGTCTTTCGGCCTTGTCGAGGTGAAACGACGCGTCGCCGAGGCGTTCGAGTTTGTAGTACTGGCCAGCAGCGGTGATGCGTATGTGGATTTCCTGTGACGTCAGACCCTCTCGGCTGGAAATGTCGATCGCCGTTTGGTACAGCGGTAGTGCTGCGTTGGCCATTCCACTGTTTGCCTCGATGTTGGCTATGTTGTTCAAGGCCGCGACTTCTCCCGCGCTATTCCCTATCTCTCGCCACAGGGTGACTGCCCGCTGAAAATGTGGCGTACTTGTTCGGATGTCGCCGAGGTCGCTGTGATAGATGCCCAGGTAGTTCGTCAGCCGTGCCTCGGCGGTTAGATCGTTGAGTCTTCGGGCCGCGGAAACCCCCATCTCCGCAAATGGCAACCGAATATCGCTGCCTCCACCTTGACGAAGCAGATATCCCTGTATCGGAATACACAAGTCGATGACGTACTCGTCCAGGCCACTCCGAAATGCCTGTTGCGTGAGATTCTCCAGTACGCCGAGATGACGTGGGAACCATGCCTCGGCATCCGAGAGCGAGTCGATCATGGACAGGTGAGAGTCGGCCGGAGAAACCAACCTCGCCCAATCGCGTGAGTGAGGGGTAATGAACTCAAGCGCCCGCCATGCC
Proteins encoded:
- a CDS encoding cytochrome c biogenesis CcdA family protein, whose protein sequence is MRIGFVTAFLGGALALLSPCGALLLPAFFSSTVGARWRLLTHGAVFYAGLVVTLVPLGLGLGLIGSLIMTERGLVIAVTSTVLVLLGVAQIFGFGFDLSRMLPGADSARVGGARGGLPRTLLLGAVSGVAGFCAGPILGAILTLAMATGNVTTSGILLATYGAGMVVPLIAIAALWRRLGSRGRHLLRGRTFTVGHREFHTTTVITGGLIVAVGVVFWLTNGLVGLPSMMPTDVQTWIQEGSGLLADPLMDVMVVVALAGIAVTGWAVVRRRRLRRQDRESETVSR
- a CDS encoding BlaI/MecI/CopY family transcriptional regulator, whose protein sequence is MRKRVEPVRLGTLEQQVMDVLWDHGPLTIRQVITQLTAEPAYTTIATVLSNLERKELVTSERVGRSVHYSARHSRERHAARLMEQALATSKDRAASILHFVDAIGPDDAQLLRDYLTQRGDPR
- a CDS encoding M56 family metallopeptidase, with the protein product MSVLLIPGLLSVVLLVTALGGPTLVRAAAPILMRFPRAATVLLLGSLLLWLLAAAALSLLSAWIVTGPSVLPGPFAEVCRRCIEAASPFSFAGSIDTSVPVALLVLLPALAMLAVIGRGSLTGIRRYRATRAVSREVADRARSIQIDGYPVLLIPDSRAVAFSLPRRHGGIVISEGLRTRLDPAELTAVIAHENAHVRQRHHLVMTVVAALHRPLSRVPLVSSVADAVPHYLEIAADNAARGRSGTPALAGALLKLAVPDEKHATDRLASPLLHAAGPDRIRQLVAPAGLRSAVMPISALCIQLAALAVVVAAVHGPYLYVVLTGCRLPA
- a CDS encoding AfsR/SARP family transcriptional regulator, which produces MLIRVIGQVVAIMDGEARPVTAPKMACVLATLTVNPGQPVKMSTLIENVWGIDPPASAVDVLYSYIARLRAVFRNADGLHITRAGSRGYVLETDPSNIDVHQIRLLSDRATAQARAGELPTALKLWREANELARGEALMGVGGDWAEEYRAEFRKERQRLMVDRFKAELQLGHHAAVLGELTEVVAREPIAEPLVEQLMLAQYRCGSADDALGVFETTRTALRSRLGADPSPRLHDLHHRILKGDPTLTTPASSEKIPAPITSPGTMPIQLPSPTDGFIGRDDAITSIVAQSSRHRIIVIDGMAGVGKTTLAVHVAHLLAAEYPDGQLFIDLWGYANGAKPISPDQAVSQLLRSLGVEVPDDVMERETTLRTALAGRRMILILDNVHESSQVLPLLPGSATCLTIITSRRRLVGLVDARPVSLDVLSTGHACELFIAETGLDHVDTEVERIVQACGRLPLALLVVAARLRHHPTWTPTDLLARLVRAPKPLDELDGSAHNVVAAFDLSYQDLEPNARRMFRLLSLSPGQDFDTGTAAALADVEPTEADRVLEALVDSHLVIPQRAGRYRLHDLLRHYGSAQLSDEKQGAWRRLVDDYIERAGHAAHLIHPNFGTPDRDPPTYSVPTDRIEAKNWFDAELRAITAIIDTESDLKHYRQVIELCNSAQLYFVHSDMSPLRQQLAQQGADAAENLGDTMNQARMENYLGLSKWESGNFDAAHSHFARALELSRQCGAKMLTTLIDNNIALVYLDQGDARHATEQFLLAAESAAVHGPPMAEAMSRCNAAKALLLLSRIAEAEAQLDRAENIAQEIGDQVEQARIDFNRATSHRLVGDLDTAWAAFGQVADFCRRHNELEGLISALAGLTEVALDQADHLRALTLAHEQLELLTESAPRHVEPETLTQLGRAQSGLGQFEDALESLHAAISSAGQIGADRLKASAEHALGEHLLQRDDHREEALTLLEAATTFYAASGYPQAMQLRSRLAELVGQSEH
- a CDS encoding DsbA family protein; protein product: MPNRRGASSWAIPVGVIAVALILIVTVIAQGSENRPGPEVPPQAGESQQPGLTGVERRDPDDLLAVGPVDAPIGLVVFSDYQCPYCAAWNHDTLPEMMTHVDAGDLRIEWRDVNVFGEASERAARASYAAALQDRYWDYHDALFEGGEKLPESQLTEGALIDLADRLGLDTDRFTTDLNSDQTRQEVERNASEGINLGVTATPAFILAGQPIVGAQPTAVFVDAVDAALETAGG
- a CDS encoding DUF3105 domain-containing protein, whose product is MTNLPPPMGSPDDPNGQTPGSAAPQSDPTAPIAGAEVSPPPPPPGAIVPPPGMPPPPGAVPPPMQFGPPMPQAGSSSNTGVIISVFIGAMVVVLGLAAFLVLNLSGGEDDTAPGTESDNAADWDPDAPVDGVTDYYAEQAPWVEETSHLDGKIDYPMAPPAGGSHNVAWSTCNGVVYDQRIPSEHAVHSLEHGAVWFTYSPDLPQTEIDKLVTKVNAVDYTFMSPFPGQDAPIILSAWGYQLKVDSADDERITAFTAKYRVTASREPGATCNGGTPITGDTPMSSAP